The Candidatus Schekmanbacteria bacterium genome contains a region encoding:
- a CDS encoding glycosyltransferase family 2 protein — protein MLLFFKIRMQSDQTIMLTKEEIEKIKSQEIQKDDKVSVTIVNWNGGEYIEKCLRSLEKQTHKNMEIIVVDNNSTDESIKILERYSSKIKLIQNNHNLGFSKAHNQAIKAATGKYIMPLNFDVTLDPNFIYEMLKAIKFSSEIGMASGKLYKKKDDKNRIIDTTGITMNNMYPGDRGENHIDKGEYDSYEYIFGASGAAPLLKKEMLEDIKADGEYFDEDFVYYVEDVDLCWRAQIAGWKCIYTPYAIGYHERGATRKEDDTIKKGYYVIGYRNRYCTIFKNSFSSTILKKFFRIVLRETYFYSSQFLGFNFYVFRVPFAFLKMLPAMIKKRRLTMAKKRVCADYMEKFFFNQSLLGALKQCLLK, from the coding sequence ATGTTATTATTTTTTAAAATTAGAATGCAAAGTGACCAAACAATCATGTTGACAAAGGAAGAGATTGAAAAAATAAAGTCGCAAGAGATTCAAAAAGACGATAAAGTTTCGGTTACTATAGTAAACTGGAATGGAGGGGAATATATTGAAAAATGCCTTCGCTCCTTAGAAAAGCAAACTCATAAGAATATGGAAATCATAGTAGTGGACAACAATTCAACAGATGAATCAATTAAAATCCTTGAAAGATATTCATCAAAAATCAAACTTATACAAAATAATCATAATCTCGGATTCAGTAAAGCCCATAATCAAGCAATAAAGGCCGCCACAGGGAAATACATAATGCCTCTGAATTTTGATGTTACTCTTGATCCGAACTTTATTTATGAAATGTTGAAAGCAATAAAATTCAGCAGTGAAATTGGAATGGCATCAGGGAAACTTTATAAAAAGAAAGATGACAAAAACAGGATAATCGATACTACTGGAATAACGATGAATAATATGTATCCGGGCGACAGAGGTGAAAATCACATAGACAAAGGAGAGTATGATTCCTACGAATATATCTTTGGTGCTTCAGGTGCGGCACCACTTTTGAAAAAGGAAATGCTTGAGGATATCAAAGCAGATGGAGAATATTTTGATGAAGACTTTGTCTATTATGTTGAAGATGTTGACCTCTGCTGGCGAGCGCAGATTGCAGGATGGAAATGTATATATACTCCTTATGCAATAGGTTATCATGAGAGAGGAGCAACAAGAAAAGAAGATGATACAATTAAAAAAGGATATTATGTAATTGGTTATAGAAACAGATATTGCACAATCTTCAAAAACAGTTTTTCTTCAACTATTTTGAAAAAATTTTTTAGAATTGTACTGCGTGAAACCTACTTTTATTCATCACAATTTTTAGGATTTAACTTTTATGTGTTCAGAGTGCCTTTTGCTTTTCTAAAAATGCTTCCAGCTATGATAAAAAAAAGGCGACTGACTATGGCTAAAAAGAGGGTGTGTGCCGATTATATGGAAAAATTCTTTTTTAACCAAAGTTTATTGGGAGCACTGAAACAATGCCTCTTAAAGTAA